The genomic region CGGCACGACGTCCATGGTGCCGGACAGGAAGCTGTCCTCGCGCAGCCAGCCCATCACGACCATGGCGTCGGTCGACGTCGGCTCGGTGCCCCCGCGGTTGTAGCACGCGGGACCGGGGTACGCCCCGGCGCTGCGCGGGCCGACCCGGAACATGCCGCCCTCGTCGACCATCGCGACCGAGCCGCCGCCGGCGCCGATCGTGTCGACCTCGGCCATCGGGACCATCGCGTGGTAGTCGCCGACCCGGGTGTCGAGCAGGTGCTTCATCCGCAGCCGGCCGTCCGGCGCGACGCCGATGTCCGCGGAGGTGCCGCCGACGTCGAGCGTGATCACGCTGGGGAAGCCCGACGCCGCGCCGATGGCGCAGCCGCCGAGCAGCCCGGCCACCACGCCGCTGGTCAGCAGCGAGACCGGGATCTCGCTGGCGCTGCGCGACGTGACCAGACCACCCGCGGAGGTCATCAGGTGCACGTCCTCGCCGACCTCGGCCGCCTTGGCCTTGCCGGCCAGGTTGGCGATGTAGGAGGAGGTCTTCGGGCCGATGAACGCGTTCAGCGCCGTGGTGGAGAACCGCTCGTACTCGCGGTACTGCGAGGCGACCTCGCTGGAGAGCGAGATGAAGACGCCCGGGTACTCCTCGAGGATGATCTCCTTGACCCGCCGCTCGTGGGTCGGGTTGCGGTAGGCGTGCAGGAACGCCACCGCGATCGCGGCGACGCCGCGCTCGCGCAGCAGAGCCACCTCACGGCGTACGGCGTCCTCGTCGAGCGGGGTCAGCACCGTCCCGGAGGCGTCGATGCGCTCGGGCACCGTGCGGCGGTTCCGCCGGGGCACCAGCTGCCACTTCTGCCAGGGCAGCTCCTGGTAGTTGGAGTAGTTGAGCGGGCGCTTCTTGCGAGCGATGTGGAGCAGGTCGCGGAAGCCGTCGGTCGTGATCATGCCGACGTCGCTGCCGTTGTGCTCCAGGACGATGTTGGTCGCCACGGTCGTGCCGTGGAAGAACATCTCGATCTCGCTGGGATCGATGCCGGCGCGCTCGGCGAGGACGCCGATGCCGTCCATCGTCCCGATCGAGGGGTCGTGGTTGGTCGACGGCGTCTTGTGGACGGTCACCGTGCCGTCGTCGTCCCACAGGACGAGGTCGGTGAACGTGCCCCCGACGTCTACTCCGATTCGCTTCATTCGTGTCCGTTCTTCCCGCTCGACTGGTCCTCGACTGGTCCAGACATCGTGGTGCAGGCGGGACTGCTTGGCAATACCTCTGATGATTAAAGTCTCAAAACGGCAGGAACCGGCCACGGAGTTCGCCTTCGCCGGGTTCGCCCGCCACAAAGAGCAGAGGTTAGGGCGGTTAGGGCGACGGGAAGGCGTCCGCCGGCGCGACCGGACCGACCTCGGCGGCGGCGAAGACCGCGCCGAGCGACAGTTCCGCGGCGCCCAGCGCGGCGGCCTGGATGCCGAGCACGCTGGGCCGCAGCTCGGGCCGGTGCTGGGCGGCGGAGGCGAGCCGCTCGTCCAGGGTCCGGCGGGCCGGCTCGAGCACCAGGTCGCCCAGCGGGACGAAGTAGCCCCCGAGCACCACCACGGCCGGGTCGAGGACCCCGGCCAGCATCGCGATGCCGAGCCCGAGGTCGTGGCCGACCCGGCCGAGCACCGCGCGCACCGCCGGCTCGCCGGACCGCGCCGCGACCGCCTCGGCGGTGCGCAGCGGGCTGCCGAGCTCAACCATCCCCAGCTGGTCGAGCACCGCCCGCAGCCCGATCGAGGCCTCCCAGCAGCCCCGCCGTCCGCATCCGCAGCGCGCCGCCGGGTCCCCGACCGGCATGTGTCCGACCTCGCCGGCGAACCCCGTCGCCCCGCGCACCAGCTCGCCCCGGTCGACGATCCCGGCCCCGATGCCGACGGTGCCGGTCAGGTAGAGCGCGTGCGCGACGCCGACGGCCGCCCCGTGGTGCGCCTCGGCGTACGCCGCGCAGTTGGCGTCGTTGCTGACACCCACCGGCACCGCGCCGTCCCCGAGCACGGCCGCGACCCGGTCGGCCAGCACCGGGCCGGCGACCGCGACGTTCGGCGCCCAGGCCACCGTCCGGTCGTCGCCGCGGACCAGGCCGGGGACCGCGACGGTGGCACCGGCGAGCAGCCAGCGCGGGCCGGCGAAGGCCTCGGCCGCCTCCCTGGCCAGGTCGACCAGCAGGTCCGCGGCCGTGTCGGGGGTCGCCGGCCGGCTGACGCTCCACCGGGTGGCGCCGGCCAGGTCCAGCACGACAGCGGCGACGTAGTCGACGTTCAGCTCCAGCCCCAGGCCGACGAACCGCTCGCCGGCGAGCGCGACCGGCCGGCCCGGCCGGCCGCGGCTGCCACCGCGGGTCTCCTCCTCCACGACCGCCCCGGCCTGGGCGAGGGCGGGGACGATGACCCCGACGGTGGCCTTGGCCAGACCGGTCAGCCCGGCCAGCTCGGCGCGGGTGGCCGGGCCGTGGCGGCGCAGCGCACCGAGGACCAGTGCGGTGTTCTGAC from Nocardioides pantholopis harbors:
- a CDS encoding hydantoinase/oxoprolinase family protein, with the translated sequence MKRIGVDVGGTFTDLVLWDDDGTVTVHKTPSTNHDPSIGTMDGIGVLAERAGIDPSEIEMFFHGTTVATNIVLEHNGSDVGMITTDGFRDLLHIARKKRPLNYSNYQELPWQKWQLVPRRNRRTVPERIDASGTVLTPLDEDAVRREVALLRERGVAAIAVAFLHAYRNPTHERRVKEIILEEYPGVFISLSSEVASQYREYERFSTTALNAFIGPKTSSYIANLAGKAKAAEVGEDVHLMTSAGGLVTSRSASEIPVSLLTSGVVAGLLGGCAIGAASGFPSVITLDVGGTSADIGVAPDGRLRMKHLLDTRVGDYHAMVPMAEVDTIGAGGGSVAMVDEGGMFRVGPRSAGAYPGPACYNRGGTEPTSTDAMVVMGWLREDSFLSGTMDVVPALAEDAIRGQVAERLGTSLEKAAMGIFTILAHSMTEAISLHSVRKGYDPRDFSLVAEGGAGPLFAWQIAEQLGIPRVIVPGHPGITSAVGLLTTDIRYEVPTTVWTSSAEPDLALLREQMDRLADQATAQLRADGIAAEDITLERSVDCRYVGQGYELRVAAPAGEIDEAWVQQTAEAFHEAHGRTYSQRFDDKPVQLVNIRVTGVGAVPHVRIAEIERGGEDAAHAIKTTTKALFWERDSAEPEWMETPVYRRELLLAGNTFTGPAIVEQFDSTTIVGIGQRATVDAVGHIIIERASA
- a CDS encoding ROK family protein, which encodes MADLRAGAVPATAEGLRRQNTALVLGALRRHGPATRAELAGLTGLAKATVGVIVPALAQAGAVVEEETRGGSRGRPGRPVALAGERFVGLGLELNVDYVAAVVLDLAGATRWSVSRPATPDTAADLLVDLAREAAEAFAGPRWLLAGATVAVPGLVRGDDRTVAWAPNVAVAGPVLADRVAAVLGDGAVPVGVSNDANCAAYAEAHHGAAVGVAHALYLTGTVGIGAGIVDRGELVRGATGFAGEVGHMPVGDPAARCGCGRRGCWEASIGLRAVLDQLGMVELGSPLRTAEAVAARSGEPAVRAVLGRVGHDLGLGIAMLAGVLDPAVVVLGGYFVPLGDLVLEPARRTLDERLASAAQHRPELRPSVLGIQAAALGAAELSLGAVFAAAEVGPVAPADAFPSP